From Halostella salina, one genomic window encodes:
- a CDS encoding DUF7124 domain-containing protein — protein MDGGGDGEMTLAFELAALQELANPSAVFDGARRWSKYVGVVSEKPTYVVTNFTRKERIRQDFFSGPRGKAESLESVREQFDTDRHVFIGTTDEDRDLADEVGWEYLPVEDAAEAAEWELGDGDEETTDDDRERDDWP, from the coding sequence ATGGATGGCGGCGGAGACGGCGAGATGACGCTCGCCTTCGAACTCGCGGCACTGCAGGAGCTGGCGAACCCGTCGGCCGTGTTCGACGGGGCGCGCCGGTGGAGCAAGTACGTCGGCGTCGTCTCGGAGAAGCCGACGTACGTCGTCACGAACTTCACGCGCAAGGAGCGCATCCGGCAGGACTTCTTCTCCGGACCGCGCGGGAAAGCCGAGAGCCTGGAGAGCGTCAGAGAGCAGTTCGACACCGACCGCCACGTGTTCATCGGCACGACCGACGAGGACCGCGACCTGGCCGACGAGGTCGGCTGGGAGTACCTCCCCGTCGAGGACGCTGCCGAAGCCGCCGAGTGGGAACTGGGCGACGGCGACGAGGAGACGACCGACGACGACCGCGAGCGCGACGACTGGCCGTAG
- a CDS encoding DUF7827 domain-containing protein, which produces MTGNSHRAAGIAVAALLALAAVAGPGVTTADGGVPDASFGNSVVTEQRGDVAVVTVFLQDTDTATLTVGSQEVNYETRVRVRDGDGDGQVRVRINLHLANGWTGASANEVYSTVDGSDSVDATRQTGALDSPLDAGNYEMELSIDGSPTDVAALELESRSTGSVDTFVGAADIDPGDRQAVVEGVAQRDAVARGDLALVAIQASGVSGYIRNAGDLEGTQGVSLRIEQSNAGANQNPKRIAVGDGVLHTFPESDLLLLAVDTAEAGVESGEEYTAEFVVSSDNPYTDTTQTASTTFRIRDRTASFSDTPIRVDPDTAQTVRGTASVAPGTELTLRFESQNDLDPFIKDPTVTVGADGSFSTAVDFSGNEAGTEFTAVVVEGDTQISGTADGVIEGDSRTATTTPTPATTTRTPTTTRPATTTTRVETTTAVPTTRFETTTTTRVTYTAVTERATTTRWPTATLSEQGFTSVDTTTTWSATGSAGGINGSGNASFAPGGQPGFTGLLAGAALLLVLALSRRGE; this is translated from the coding sequence GTGACAGGGAACTCACACAGGGCTGCGGGGATCGCGGTCGCGGCGCTTCTGGCGCTCGCGGCGGTCGCGGGACCGGGCGTTACCACCGCCGACGGCGGCGTGCCCGACGCGTCGTTCGGGAACAGCGTCGTCACTGAGCAGCGCGGCGACGTGGCCGTCGTGACCGTCTTCCTGCAGGACACCGATACGGCGACGCTGACCGTCGGCTCCCAGGAAGTCAACTACGAGACGCGCGTCCGGGTGCGTGACGGGGACGGCGACGGGCAGGTTCGGGTCCGGATCAACCTTCACCTCGCCAACGGTTGGACGGGCGCATCGGCGAACGAGGTGTACAGCACCGTCGACGGGAGCGACTCCGTGGACGCGACCCGGCAGACCGGCGCGCTCGACTCGCCGCTGGACGCGGGCAACTACGAGATGGAACTGTCCATCGACGGCAGCCCGACCGACGTGGCGGCCCTCGAACTCGAATCGCGGTCGACCGGCTCAGTCGACACGTTCGTCGGGGCGGCCGACATCGACCCGGGCGACAGGCAGGCGGTGGTTGAGGGGGTGGCCCAGCGCGACGCCGTCGCGCGCGGGGACCTAGCTCTCGTGGCGATACAGGCCTCGGGCGTGTCGGGCTACATCCGGAACGCCGGGGATCTGGAGGGGACGCAGGGCGTCTCCCTGCGCATCGAGCAGTCCAACGCCGGCGCGAACCAGAATCCGAAGCGGATCGCCGTCGGCGACGGCGTCCTGCACACGTTCCCGGAGAGCGACCTGCTCCTGCTCGCCGTCGACACCGCCGAGGCGGGCGTCGAATCCGGCGAGGAGTACACGGCGGAGTTCGTCGTCAGCAGCGACAACCCCTACACCGACACCACGCAGACGGCGAGTACGACGTTCCGGATCCGCGACCGGACCGCCTCGTTCTCCGACACGCCGATCCGGGTCGACCCCGATACGGCCCAGACGGTCCGGGGCACGGCCTCCGTCGCGCCCGGAACCGAGCTAACCCTGCGGTTTGAGAGCCAGAACGACCTCGACCCGTTCATCAAGGACCCGACGGTCACCGTCGGCGCCGACGGCAGTTTCTCGACCGCCGTCGACTTCAGCGGTAACGAGGCCGGCACCGAGTTCACCGCCGTCGTCGTGGAGGGCGACACGCAGATAAGCGGCACGGCAGACGGGGTCATCGAGGGCGACAGCCGTACGGCGACCACGACGCCAACGCCGGCGACGACGACGCGAACCCCGACGACGACACGGCCGGCGACGACCACGACGCGGGTCGAGACGACGACGGCGGTTCCGACCACCCGGTTCGAGACGACCACGACCACCCGGGTGACGTACACCGCGGTGACGGAGCGAGCGACGACGACCCGGTGGCCCACGGCGACGCTGTCCGAGCAGGGGTTCACCAGCGTCGACACGACGACCACCTGGAGCGCGACCGGCTCCGCCGGCGGGATCAACGGCTCGGGCAACGCGTCGTTCGCCCCCGGCGGACAGCCGGGCTTTACCGGCCTGCTCGCGGGGGCCGCGCTGCTGCTGGTCCTCGCGCTGAGCCGTCGCGGGGAGTGA
- a CDS encoding zinc-ribbon domain-containing protein, with amino-acid sequence MEYCPECGTEARTDVTYCPGCGTDLTEYRQWSPSADAAPDDAPSEGADADAGAGPDAGDQPPAGEAGTDPESAADAVDHDREGPVDDADDGTDRQRPPAGAPGDDTADAASPGDETRPDARPGDRGDGDHDQSAGGGSADDRPVDDPKAGGQRNGSADPQTEPDEPRDGHQPGAGGGRGTEPDRNPDRPDERSRRAGQDQPPGGRQQGQPQGGDRRSGPDPQRDQPRDGGQQPGHGQPPGQGDRPNEPRQQGGRQQQGRGGQPAPNAGGGQPAGGRGRANQPQGGRQAADPQPAGGAAGQTGGNQWQGEATGGTAQGRGTAVDRTPSFTDRLTALPFARSLGVGAALYVATYAVTYLAFLADVLVLNASKHELSASNLMPLSPVDNATASMWQFVGWLFYEGQMVTIEETRVMETGGQQESTTEAISLFEPSYWTQFQGISDIIVTSALYTAVPVLVLIAGSALFVKYQRGRADDSPSGMLLGASVVVGYAVLAAAGSLLFSATHTDFESSAMVELSRTPVLMEAVMFPAAFALVAGAVGGIVADSLGDDDAPAAQPRQ; translated from the coding sequence ATGGAATACTGTCCGGAATGTGGGACCGAGGCGCGAACCGACGTGACGTACTGTCCGGGCTGTGGGACGGACCTCACCGAGTACCGGCAGTGGTCCCCTTCGGCGGACGCCGCTCCCGACGACGCCCCGTCGGAGGGGGCCGACGCGGACGCCGGGGCTGGGCCGGACGCCGGCGACCAGCCGCCCGCGGGGGAAGCCGGCACCGACCCGGAGTCGGCGGCCGACGCCGTGGACCACGACCGCGAGGGACCGGTCGACGATGCCGACGACGGGACGGACCGACAGCGACCGCCGGCGGGCGCTCCCGGCGACGACACCGCCGACGCCGCGTCGCCCGGCGACGAAACACGGCCCGACGCTCGTCCGGGCGACCGGGGGGACGGCGACCACGACCAGTCCGCCGGCGGAGGGTCGGCCGACGACCGGCCGGTGGACGACCCGAAAGCGGGTGGACAGCGGAACGGGAGCGCCGACCCGCAGACCGAGCCGGACGAACCGCGCGACGGACACCAGCCCGGGGCGGGCGGCGGTCGTGGCACCGAACCGGACCGGAACCCCGACCGACCGGACGAACGGTCCCGGCGAGCGGGACAGGACCAGCCGCCGGGCGGCCGGCAGCAGGGCCAGCCGCAGGGTGGGGACCGACGGTCCGGCCCGGACCCACAGCGCGACCAGCCGCGGGACGGGGGACAACAGCCCGGCCACGGCCAGCCGCCCGGGCAGGGTGACCGGCCGAACGAGCCGCGCCAGCAGGGGGGCCGACAGCAGCAGGGGCGCGGCGGCCAGCCCGCACCGAACGCGGGTGGCGGCCAGCCGGCCGGGGGCCGTGGACGCGCGAACCAGCCACAGGGCGGCCGGCAGGCCGCGGACCCACAGCCTGCAGGCGGAGCCGCCGGACAGACCGGCGGGAACCAGTGGCAGGGCGAGGCGACCGGCGGGACGGCGCAGGGTCGGGGGACTGCGGTCGACCGCACCCCGTCGTTCACCGACCGGCTCACCGCGCTCCCGTTCGCGCGGAGCCTGGGCGTCGGTGCGGCGCTGTACGTCGCCACCTACGCCGTGACGTATCTCGCCTTCCTCGCCGACGTGCTCGTGCTCAACGCGTCGAAACACGAACTCTCGGCGTCGAACCTCATGCCGCTCTCGCCGGTCGACAACGCCACGGCCAGCATGTGGCAGTTCGTCGGCTGGCTGTTCTACGAGGGCCAGATGGTGACCATTGAAGAAACCCGTGTCATGGAAACGGGCGGCCAGCAGGAGTCGACGACCGAGGCCATCTCCCTCTTCGAGCCGTCGTACTGGACGCAGTTTCAGGGCATCAGCGACATCATCGTCACGAGCGCTCTGTACACGGCGGTCCCGGTACTGGTGCTGATCGCTGGCAGCGCGCTGTTCGTCAAATATCAGCGCGGTCGCGCTGACGACTCGCCAAGCGGTATGTTGCTCGGCGCGAGCGTCGTCGTCGGCTACGCCGTCCTTGCCGCCGCCGGATCGCTGCTGTTCTCGGCGACACATACTGACTTCGAATCCTCAGCAATGGTTGAACTCAGCAGGACGCCCGTGCTGATGGAGGCGGTCATGTTCCCCGCTGCCTTCGCGCTGGTGGCGGGTGCCGTCGGCGGTATCGTCGCCGATTCGCTCGGCGACGACGACGCGCCGGCGGCCCAGCCCCGGCAGTAG
- a CDS encoding formate/nitrite transporter family protein has product MADPDHDPDTSEGEEAEEAVREAVERSRSGAPAVGRVVRDRFSTDEVFQRIVAAADEEITAGNRELFFSGLAAGFAITVTFLLYVSLYASTGGDPVLSAMLYPLGFIYIIIGGYQLYTEQTLPPVLLTLERLASIPALLRNWTVVLAGNFTGGLLGAAALAFGGVLSPEASVAASSIAQKGIDTAWWPLFSKGAFAGLIVAGVVWVEYAARDTISRLVVVYIAFLSIPIGGLFHSVVSFTELIYLVFEGNQPLLGGLVEFVLPVLLGNTVGGVVLVTAVNYFQTTEARLESARFEGDDRQLSLREWAFGDLVGRSYVPLVDTAEATPTTDDGPYRVVVPISNPRTEQRLVEFAGRLADDHEDAVVEVVHIVQKPARTYGARQSRRIVDESEALMTELCASIDEYDVEWRTSTVVSHRSFEEVFVVAERKRADLVVMGWGEDRLWDAARAERPIAELTSQLPCDFLVLKDRNLDISRVLLSVVDNDNADLSAEVADMLDSTAGSDVSLLHVVDGPDELEAGERFLSEWAAERGLDDAVFTVDDSGDPESAIRREAADHTLLLVGATERGLLSRLVHGSLHYDIVEEVDCSVLLAERPGKRSLRERLFGRR; this is encoded by the coding sequence ATGGCCGACCCCGATCACGACCCCGACACCTCGGAGGGGGAGGAGGCGGAGGAGGCGGTACGAGAGGCGGTCGAACGCTCCCGGAGCGGCGCGCCAGCTGTCGGGCGGGTCGTCCGCGACCGGTTCTCGACCGACGAGGTGTTCCAGCGGATCGTCGCGGCCGCCGACGAGGAGATCACCGCGGGGAACCGCGAACTGTTCTTCAGCGGGCTGGCGGCGGGCTTTGCGATCACCGTCACGTTCCTGCTGTACGTCTCGCTGTACGCCTCCACGGGCGGCGACCCGGTGCTCTCGGCGATGCTGTACCCCCTCGGGTTCATCTACATCATCATCGGCGGCTACCAGCTGTACACCGAGCAGACGCTGCCCCCGGTCCTGCTGACCCTGGAGCGGCTGGCGAGCATCCCGGCGCTGCTGCGGAACTGGACGGTCGTGCTCGCCGGGAACTTCACCGGCGGCCTGCTCGGCGCGGCCGCCCTCGCGTTCGGCGGCGTGCTGTCGCCGGAGGCCTCGGTCGCCGCCTCCAGCATCGCTCAGAAGGGGATCGACACGGCCTGGTGGCCGCTGTTCTCGAAGGGAGCCTTCGCCGGCCTCATCGTCGCCGGTGTCGTCTGGGTCGAGTACGCCGCCCGCGACACCATCTCCCGGCTCGTCGTCGTGTACATCGCGTTCCTCTCGATCCCGATCGGCGGGCTGTTCCACTCCGTCGTCTCCTTCACCGAGCTGATCTATCTGGTGTTCGAGGGCAACCAGCCGCTGCTCGGCGGGCTGGTCGAGTTCGTCCTCCCGGTGTTACTCGGCAACACGGTCGGCGGCGTCGTGCTCGTCACCGCCGTCAACTACTTCCAGACGACCGAGGCGCGCCTCGAATCGGCGCGGTTCGAGGGCGACGACCGCCAGCTCTCCCTCCGGGAGTGGGCGTTCGGCGACCTCGTCGGCCGATCCTACGTGCCGCTCGTCGACACCGCGGAGGCGACGCCGACGACCGACGACGGCCCCTACCGCGTCGTCGTCCCCATCTCGAACCCGCGGACGGAGCAGCGGCTCGTCGAGTTCGCCGGCCGGCTGGCAGACGACCACGAGGACGCCGTCGTCGAGGTGGTCCACATCGTCCAGAAGCCGGCACGCACGTACGGTGCCCGGCAGAGCCGGCGGATCGTCGACGAATCGGAGGCGCTGATGACGGAGCTCTGCGCGTCGATCGACGAGTACGACGTGGAGTGGCGGACCTCGACGGTCGTGTCGCACCGCTCGTTCGAGGAGGTGTTCGTCGTCGCCGAGCGCAAGCGCGCCGACCTCGTCGTGATGGGCTGGGGCGAGGACCGGCTGTGGGACGCCGCCCGCGCCGAGCGCCCGATCGCCGAACTCACCAGTCAGCTCCCCTGTGACTTCCTCGTGCTCAAGGACCGAAACCTCGACATCTCGCGGGTGCTCCTGTCGGTCGTCGACAACGACAACGCGGACCTCAGCGCCGAGGTCGCCGATATGCTCGACTCGACCGCCGGCTCCGACGTCTCGCTGCTCCACGTCGTCGACGGTCCGGACGAGCTCGAAGCCGGCGAGCGGTTCCTCTCGGAATGGGCCGCCGAGCGCGGCCTCGACGACGCCGTCTTCACGGTCGACGACTCCGGCGACCCCGAGTCGGCCATCCGCCGCGAGGCGGCCGACCACACGCTGCTTTTGGTCGGCGCGACCGAGCGCGGCCTGCTCTCCCGGCTCGTTCACGGCTCGTTGCACTACGACATCGTCGAGGAGGTCGACTGTTCGGTGCTGCTGGCCGAACGGCCGGGTAAGCGGAGCCTCCGCGAACGGCTGTTCGGGCGGCGGTAG
- a CDS encoding DUF5815 family protein, with amino-acid sequence MAEPRVPGESGGDVQLPCGESVRVGDLDMGLREFDCACGDAHAVVLDVHPPSRFFPEFLVEILRETIETEDDLGEFGTPHLMGIVMEEFPESVVSEDLSENGSVGYSLLWVTDFDSRRLHEVAVELVVELMEHAVSHAEDDGAMTAFEEQMLDFDVAEFVEQYRERRDFDDEHDTAV; translated from the coding sequence ATGGCAGAACCGCGCGTGCCGGGCGAGTCCGGCGGCGACGTGCAGCTCCCCTGCGGCGAGAGCGTCAGGGTCGGCGACCTCGATATGGGACTGCGCGAGTTCGACTGTGCCTGCGGCGACGCCCACGCCGTCGTGCTGGACGTGCACCCGCCGTCGCGGTTCTTCCCGGAGTTTCTGGTGGAGATCCTCCGGGAGACGATCGAGACCGAGGACGACCTCGGGGAGTTCGGCACCCCCCACCTGATGGGGATCGTCATGGAGGAGTTCCCCGAGTCGGTCGTCAGCGAGGACCTCTCGGAGAACGGGTCGGTGGGCTACTCGCTGCTGTGGGTCACGGACTTCGACTCCCGCCGGCTCCACGAGGTCGCCGTCGAACTCGTCGTGGAGCTGATGGAACACGCCGTCAGCCACGCCGAGGACGACGGCGCGATGACCGCCTTCGAGGAGCAGATGCTCGACTTCGACGTCGCGGAGTTCGTCGAGCAGTACCGCGAGCGCCGCGACTTCGACGACGAACACGACACGGCGGTGTAG
- a CDS encoding NAD(P)/FAD-dependent oxidoreductase codes for MTQSYVIIGDGIAGSSAAETLREEAPESSITVITDEGEALYNRILIKEFAKGKLPEAPISIHEEDWYAERDIDLALNTHVTEIDPDANEVHTHAGDVYEFDKLLVATGGTPTQLPVDNSDADGIHHFWTFQDARKIAEHAEEAETGAVVGAGLLGIDLAAICGAQGIDANYFMRGNRWWRYALSEEGAEIIHDGLREKGVTPVFESGVDRFVTDDDGHVTATVTPDGEEHDSDFVGVAIGLDFNTEVLRGTGVELDDGVVVDEYMRTDVDDIYAAGDLTRFYDTILNEHGQNGSWGSAKEQGQVAAKNMVADIDADGTTADEDESEAFRWVSSYSITHFDFPFLSFGHPTLGDDHVERKYSDTEWRRLALKDGKIVGGVLIGDLAPQSAFKKLVREERDVSGQTDVLLEKEVDLDKLDAPAQEQ; via the coding sequence ATGACCCAGTCGTACGTAATCATCGGTGACGGTATCGCGGGGAGTTCCGCGGCCGAGACACTTCGGGAAGAGGCCCCGGAGTCGTCGATCACCGTCATCACCGATGAAGGCGAAGCCCTGTACAATCGCATCCTCATCAAGGAGTTCGCCAAAGGGAAGCTTCCGGAAGCCCCCATCTCCATCCACGAGGAGGACTGGTACGCCGAGCGGGACATCGACCTGGCGCTCAACACGCACGTCACCGAGATCGACCCCGACGCGAACGAGGTTCACACGCACGCCGGCGACGTGTACGAGTTCGACAAACTGCTGGTCGCGACCGGCGGCACGCCGACCCAGCTCCCCGTCGACAACAGCGACGCCGACGGGATCCACCACTTCTGGACGTTTCAGGACGCCCGGAAGATCGCCGAGCACGCCGAGGAGGCCGAGACGGGCGCGGTCGTCGGGGCCGGCCTGCTCGGCATCGACCTGGCGGCCATCTGCGGCGCACAGGGTATCGATGCCAACTACTTCATGCGCGGCAACCGCTGGTGGCGCTACGCGCTGTCGGAGGAGGGCGCGGAGATCATCCACGACGGCCTGCGCGAGAAGGGCGTCACCCCCGTTTTCGAGAGCGGCGTCGACCGCTTCGTCACGGACGACGACGGCCACGTCACCGCGACGGTGACGCCGGACGGCGAGGAACACGACAGCGACTTCGTCGGCGTCGCCATCGGCTTGGACTTCAACACCGAGGTCCTGCGTGGCACCGGCGTCGAACTCGACGACGGCGTCGTCGTCGACGAGTACATGCGAACGGACGTCGACGACATCTACGCGGCCGGCGACCTCACGCGCTTCTACGACACCATCCTCAACGAGCACGGCCAGAACGGCTCGTGGGGCAGCGCGAAGGAGCAGGGACAGGTCGCCGCCAAGAACATGGTCGCGGACATCGACGCCGACGGGACGACGGCCGACGAGGACGAGTCCGAGGCGTTCCGCTGGGTCTCCTCGTACTCGATCACGCACTTCGACTTCCCGTTCCTTTCCTTCGGTCATCCGACGCTGGGCGACGACCACGTCGAGCGCAAGTACAGCGACACCGAGTGGCGGCGGCTGGCGCTCAAGGACGGCAAGATCGTCGGCGGCGTCCTCATCGGCGACCTGGCACCCCAGAGCGCGTTCAAGAAGCTCGTCCGCGAGGAGCGCGACGTGAGCGGCCAGACCGACGTGCTGCTGGAGAAGGAGGTCGACCTCGACAAGCTCGACGCGCCCGCACAGGAGCAGTAG
- a CDS encoding DUF6149 family protein, with translation MKIRQNVRHWAAKKSLTTPVVGGVVRSKLVDLHTSVFLDKADETHREERRDHLDDFFDATFDTYVAALNAGFTEAEAREITHVQANFDFYNHGWTEMMEFPSDELETHYDRHAEFFERHGITIDDPLGEFYPADGVAEAPSTPEKLDDPEHPHAEGGFADDVYVEDGDGNLVVGGHDEPSEVDVGDAPGVEK, from the coding sequence ATGAAGATCCGCCAGAACGTCCGTCACTGGGCCGCGAAGAAGTCGCTCACCACGCCGGTCGTCGGCGGCGTCGTGCGGAGCAAGCTCGTCGACCTCCACACCTCCGTCTTCCTCGACAAGGCCGACGAGACACACCGCGAGGAGCGCCGCGACCACCTCGACGACTTCTTCGACGCGACGTTCGACACGTACGTCGCCGCGCTGAACGCCGGCTTCACCGAGGCTGAGGCCCGCGAGATCACCCACGTGCAGGCCAACTTCGACTTCTACAACCACGGCTGGACGGAGATGATGGAGTTTCCCAGCGACGAACTGGAAACCCACTACGACCGCCACGCCGAGTTCTTCGAGCGCCACGGGATCACCATCGACGACCCGCTCGGCGAGTTCTACCCGGCCGACGGCGTCGCCGAGGCCCCCTCGACGCCCGAGAAACTCGACGACCCCGAGCACCCCCACGCCGAGGGCGGCTTCGCCGACGACGTGTACGTCGAGGACGGCGACGGCAACCTCGTCGTCGGCGGGCACGACGAGCCGAGCGAGGTTGACGTGGGCGACGCGCCCGGCGTCGAGAAGTAA